In Vibrio alginolyticus NBRC 15630 = ATCC 17749, the sequence TTGATAAATTTATTGGTTCTACGTTAGCAAAATTCGTTATCAGTTTTCTGACTGTTATTGGTACTGCTATCGTTCTACTTTGGCTCGATTGGCGACTTGGTCTGTTTATCCTGTTAGTTAACCCTATTGTCATTTACTTCTCACGTAAACTAGGCAGTATGGTTAAACATCTGAAACGGAAGGAAAATCATTCTTTTGAAATTTTCCAAAACCGTTTGGTTGAAACATTAGATGGAATCTACCAACTACGCGCAGCCAATAAAGAGCGAGAATTCCTCCAACAACTCAAAGACAGTGCGAACCAAGTTCGCGTTGATGCAGACAAGTATGCTTGGCAATCTGAAGCGGCTGGTCGCGTTTCTTTTCTTCTCTTTTTGATCGGCTTTGAATTATTCAGAGCTGTCGCAATGTTAATGGTCATGTTCAGTGACCTTACTATTGGCCAAATATTTGCCGTTTTTGGTTACCTATGGTTCATGCTTTCTCCTGTTCAAGAGTTGCTTGGGATTCAGTTTTCTTGGTACAGCGCTAAAGCCGCATTAAAACGCATCAACGACTTATTAGAGTTAGAAGAAGAGCAGAGACCGGTTCCTAAGGTAAATCCTTTCAAAGAAGGTAGAGAAGTTGACGTTAAAGTAGAAAACATTAATTTCTCTTACAATAATGAAAACAAAGTCCTAGATAATCTTTCTTTACATATGCCGGCAGGAAAGAAAGTGGCGTTAGTTGGCGCAAGCGGCGGTGGTAAGTCAACCTTGATACAATTACTTATTGGGGTTTACCGTCAAAACTCCGGTAGCATTCGCTTTAATGATGAATTAACAGAAGATATTGGTTTTGAAGTAATTCGCGACAAAATTGCCGTGGTATTACAGCAACCTATACTATTTAACGACACCTTGAGGCATAATCTAACGCTTGGTGGGGATTTTGACGAAATGTCACTTTGGCGTGCGCTTGAAGTGGCTCAGCTGCAAGATGTTATTTCTCAACTGAACCACGGCTTGGATACTCAAGTTGGTCGTAATGGCATTCGTTTGTCAGGAGGTCAACGACAACGGCTTGCCATTGCTAGAATGGTGCTGAGTAATCCTCAATTTGTTATTTTAGACGAAGCCACGTCTGCGCTAGATACCGCTACTGAAGCGGCTTTACACAAAGCACTGACCGAGTTCTTACGTGGTAGAACAACATTAATCGTTGCGCACCGACTATCCGCTGTTAAACAAGCAGATTTGATCTACGTGCTTGAAGATGGGAAAGTGACGCAAACAGGTACTCATGGTGAGTTAGTTGAGCAAGAAGGCTTATATCAAACCTTATATGGGGGCATACAGTCCCACGCTTAAATCGTTCAAGCTAGAGAGGTCGTTATGACCTCTCTGTCTAAGCACGCCATGCAACCCAATAACGTACGTCTGTGCCAAGGTTGTGAATTGCCTGTCGACATCGTCGACTTACCCCATGGCAAAAATGCACACTGCCCTCGTTGTGGTACACAATTATATCGCGGAGGTAGCCCTAGCCTCTCTGGTAATCTAGCCGTCGCGATAACCTGTATCCTACTATTTATTCCATCGCACTTTTTTAACTTTATTAGCATCCGACTCTTTGGTGTGATGATTCCGGCAACCCTGCCTTCAGGGATGATCACATTGATGGAAGAAGGATTTGTTCTTCTTTCATTGCTCATTCTATTTTGTAGCTCTCTAGCGCCACTGACGGTTTGTGTTTCAGTGGTAACGGCGCATATTTCTTTACATCAACGATGGTTCCGTGGGCTTCGTATCTCACTGTGGCTAATTCAACATTTGAAGCATTGGGTTATGTTGGATGTGTTCTTAGTTAGCATCGCCATTTCCTGTTTTAAACTCCAAGATTATTCCGACATTTTCGTCGGTCCGGGGTTAATTGGTCTGGTTCTTTTGCAGATATTTACCGTTTTGTTAGTTTCAAGAATCAGCGTGCGTCGTTATTGGGAAGCTTGGAAACCAGAAAGTTTATATGCTTTTGAGCATAAAGATGTGCATTGCCATGAATGCCACTTGTCCCAGCCTGAAGGTGACCATTGCCAGCGTTGTCATCACGAGTTATATCATCGCAAGCCAAACTCCATTCAGAAAACATGGGCTTACCTCATCGCAGCAACGGTCGCCATCTTCCCTGCTAACCTGATCCCTATTTCCATCTTGCTTACCAATGGTAAGCGTTTGGAGGACACTATTTTTTCAGGCGTGGCTGGTTTGGTAAAAAGCGGCATGTATGGAATCGCTGCGATCATTTTTGTTGCGAGTATCGTTGTCCCGGTGATTAAAATACTTGGGCTCGCCTACATCATGCTTTGCATCCAATTCAAACGTTCGGTGTTTAAGAGACAACGAATGATGGTTTACTTTGTTGTTAAATGGATCGGTAAATGGTCTGTGATGGATTTGTTTGTTATTTCTATCATGATGACGTTAGTCGATCGTGGTCAGATACTGGATTTCACACCAGGATATGGCGCCGTAGCATTTGGTGTTGTCGTAGTGTTGACCATGCTTGCAGCAGAAAGTATTGATCCAAGGCTAATCTGGGACCAAACAAACCCAAAACAATCAGAAAAAGAGTCAATGAATGAGTGATCAGAACAGTTCTCAAACGTCATACGTACCAGATGTAAAGCGGAGTAAAGGCATATCTCCTCTTTGGCTGTTGCCAATTTTGACCATGGTCTTAGCTGGCTGGCTTGTTGTGAAGTCGATACACGATGCAGGACAACGAGTGCAAATCTATTTTTCTGATGCCGCTGGTCTTGTCGCCGGCCGAACCACTATCCGTTACCAAGGATTAGAAGTCGGCATGGTAAGAGACATTAACCTCACCGAAGATCTCGGCAGTATTTATGTCGATGCTGATATCTATCCTGAAGCTGCAAAGTTACTGAACGATAAAACACGCTTTTGGTTAGTAAAACCAACAGCTAGCCTAACGGGAGTTTCCGGACTGGATGCGCTCGTCTCAGGTAACTACATCTCGATTCAACCCGGAGATGGTCAAGAGTTTGAGACAACATTCCATGCGTTAGACTCTGCTCCAACAGATTTACGCGTTTCTCAAGGTTTGAATATTAAGCTCAAAAGCCGTGATTTAGGTGGTGTATCGGTTGGCTCTCAAATTGTTTATAAGAAAATCCCAATCGGTGAAGTGTACAGTTACCAGCTAGATGAAGATGCAAAATCTATCACTATTCAGGCCAACATTCAGGATCAATACCGACATATCATTAACAACCGCAGTCGATTCTGGAACGTCAGTGGAATTGGTGCCAGCATCGGTTTTGAAGGTGTCGATGTAAGACTAGAAAGCATGAGTGCCTTACTAGGTGGCGCCATCGCCGTCGACTCTCCGGATGATGGTGAGCCTGTAGAAGAGAACACCGAGTTCCGTTTGTATAAAGATTTGAAAACTGCTGGTCGAGGCATCGCGGTTAAAATCGTCCTACCTGATGACAGCAAGATCAGCGGAGAAGGCGCTCCAATTATGTATCGCGGAATCGAAATTGGCCAAGTTACGGACTTGAGCCTTTCCGAAGGCCGAGAAGTGATATTGGCGTCAGCGGCAATTCAACCCGCTTTTAGTGACATGCTGACGACAGGTACTCGATTTGTCTTAGAAGAAGCAAAAGTGTCCCTCTCTGGTGTAGAAAACATTGCTAATTTAGTGCGAGGGAACTTCTTAACGATCGTGCCGGGCGCGGGTGAACGCTCTCGCCGCTTTACTGCCATTCGTAAAAACGTGTTTAACCAACAGCAAGAAAAGTCCATCGCGATTCGGTTGGTGTCCGACAATTCGTTTGGCCTAGATAGCGGTGCCAATGTACTTTATAAAGGCATCGTTGTTGGTTCAATCATCAAAGTGGGCCTAGTTAAGGAAGATAAAAAATCACAACACGAAGTATTTATGGATGTATTGATTGACCATGAATACAAACATCTGATCAAATCAAACAATCGTTTTTATGTAACCGGCAGTGCATCAGCAGAGTTAACTGAATCCGGGCTCAGCGTTACCGTTCCTCCAGCAAAGCAGTTGTTAACCGGGTCAATTAGTTTTGTGAGCGAAGGCAAGCAGGATATTCAAAAAGAGTATCAACTGTTCCAAAATGAATCATTGGCTGAATTGGCGCAGTACAATCAAAGTGGCTCTAGGGCTCTAACACTATTTGCTTCTGAATTGCCGCCGATTTCCAAAGGCAGCCCTCTACTCTATCGTAATCTTCCAGTTGGTAACGTCTCCGATTTCCAGCTAGTTGATGGCGGAGTACTAATTAAGGCTACTATCGAAAACCGCTTCGCTTATCTTGTAACGCCACAAACCGTTTTTTGGAATCGTTCAGGGATTGAGATAGATGCATCATTAGCCGGAGTCAGTGTGAAAGCGCACCCTTTAAAATCGTTAATCGAAGGTGGCATCGCTTTTGACTCCGTACCAGGCGTTGAAAACAAAATCGGAGAAAACTGGAAGCTGTATTCTGATCAAAAAACCGCTCGCAAGTTTGGGCGCGTCATTGCTTTAGAAACCGACGGTTCGCAAGAGATTGCTAAAGGAATGCCGATTGAATATCAAGGTGTTAAAGTTGGTGAAATCACTCTGGTTGTACCGAATTTTCGTCGTAACATGGTTGAAGTCACTGCAAGGATCCTACCTGAATACGTAGAAAACATTGCAGTTGAAGGCTCACATTTTTGGCTAACTGAACCAGAAATTGGTTTAGGTGGCGTTAAAAACCTCGGGGCGTTGGTTTCGAAATCCATCAGTGTTGAGCCAGGTAAAGGTAAAGCTAAATTTGATTTTCAATTAGAAAATAGTTCAGAACGCGTGCATGGAATCATGTTTACGTTACAAAGTGAACAGAGAGGCTCAGTACAAGTCGGTACCCCTATTCTTTAC encodes:
- a CDS encoding ABC transporter ATP-binding protein, translated to MLLKNDTISRSWLITQVKKHKSKLIIANLIAVLATLISVPIPLLMPLMVDEVLLDQPAKGLDAMNAILPEAWHTPTGYIFFTLFLVVLMRAASQGLNILQSRQFTLVSKTITFEMRSKMIDKLGRISIRQYETKGSGGINAHLITDIETIDKFIGSTLAKFVISFLTVIGTAIVLLWLDWRLGLFILLVNPIVIYFSRKLGSMVKHLKRKENHSFEIFQNRLVETLDGIYQLRAANKEREFLQQLKDSANQVRVDADKYAWQSEAAGRVSFLLFLIGFELFRAVAMLMVMFSDLTIGQIFAVFGYLWFMLSPVQELLGIQFSWYSAKAALKRINDLLELEEEQRPVPKVNPFKEGREVDVKVENINFSYNNENKVLDNLSLHMPAGKKVALVGASGGGKSTLIQLLIGVYRQNSGSIRFNDELTEDIGFEVIRDKIAVVLQQPILFNDTLRHNLTLGGDFDEMSLWRALEVAQLQDVISQLNHGLDTQVGRNGIRLSGGQRQRLAIARMVLSNPQFVILDEATSALDTATEAALHKALTEFLRGRTTLIVAHRLSAVKQADLIYVLEDGKVTQTGTHGELVEQEGLYQTLYGGIQSHA
- a CDS encoding paraquat-inducible protein A, encoding MTSLSKHAMQPNNVRLCQGCELPVDIVDLPHGKNAHCPRCGTQLYRGGSPSLSGNLAVAITCILLFIPSHFFNFISIRLFGVMIPATLPSGMITLMEEGFVLLSLLILFCSSLAPLTVCVSVVTAHISLHQRWFRGLRISLWLIQHLKHWVMLDVFLVSIAISCFKLQDYSDIFVGPGLIGLVLLQIFTVLLVSRISVRRYWEAWKPESLYAFEHKDVHCHECHLSQPEGDHCQRCHHELYHRKPNSIQKTWAYLIAATVAIFPANLIPISILLTNGKRLEDTIFSGVAGLVKSGMYGIAAIIFVASIVVPVIKILGLAYIMLCIQFKRSVFKRQRMMVYFVVKWIGKWSVMDLFVISIMMTLVDRGQILDFTPGYGAVAFGVVVVLTMLAAESIDPRLIWDQTNPKQSEKESMNE
- a CDS encoding MlaD family protein — protein: MSDQNSSQTSYVPDVKRSKGISPLWLLPILTMVLAGWLVVKSIHDAGQRVQIYFSDAAGLVAGRTTIRYQGLEVGMVRDINLTEDLGSIYVDADIYPEAAKLLNDKTRFWLVKPTASLTGVSGLDALVSGNYISIQPGDGQEFETTFHALDSAPTDLRVSQGLNIKLKSRDLGGVSVGSQIVYKKIPIGEVYSYQLDEDAKSITIQANIQDQYRHIINNRSRFWNVSGIGASIGFEGVDVRLESMSALLGGAIAVDSPDDGEPVEENTEFRLYKDLKTAGRGIAVKIVLPDDSKISGEGAPIMYRGIEIGQVTDLSLSEGREVILASAAIQPAFSDMLTTGTRFVLEEAKVSLSGVENIANLVRGNFLTIVPGAGERSRRFTAIRKNVFNQQQEKSIAIRLVSDNSFGLDSGANVLYKGIVVGSIIKVGLVKEDKKSQHEVFMDVLIDHEYKHLIKSNNRFYVTGSASAELTESGLSVTVPPAKQLLTGSISFVSEGKQDIQKEYQLFQNESLAELAQYNQSGSRALTLFASELPPISKGSPLLYRNLPVGNVSDFQLVDGGVLIKATIENRFAYLVTPQTVFWNRSGIEIDASLAGVSVKAHPLKSLIEGGIAFDSVPGVENKIGENWKLYSDQKTARKFGRVIALETDGSQEIAKGMPIEYQGVKVGEITLVVPNFRRNMVEVTARILPEYVENIAVEGSHFWLTEPEIGLGGVKNLGALVSKSISVEPGKGKAKFDFQLENSSERVHGIMFTLQSEQRGSVQVGTPILYRQMEVGQVTDVSLGEFADRILTTIKIQPEYAYLVRQNSVFWNVSGVDVSIGLTGANIKAGTFDSLVRGGIAFSTPEQSTIPPAAKSGQSFFLYPQAEEGWTQWRTAIPKP